The following is a genomic window from Synergistaceae bacterium.
GGCGGAGGGCGGCGACAAACTCTCGGTATTTACACGCGGTCCGTTCCGCGACACGGGCGTGGTCGATGTCGACGCCCTGGTCGAGCATATCGTCACCAGACCCGGCAGCAGAGTGACCTTTGCGACCGACGGAAGAATAGCCTTCGAGGATTAAAAAACTTCAAACTCCACTCGCAGCCGCGAAGGGGGTTTCTAAAACTGCCGTTGGTCAAAGTGGGATGTGGCGGCTCGGTCCTCCGCGGTACTGCCTACGAGGCGAGCGACGTGGATATTTTGCGTAGCTGTCCAATCACATGTTCGCCAATTACGTTGTTTCTAGGAGGCCGCGGTAGGGTCTTGTGCTAAAGGCCCTGCTGTTGTATCCTCTGTGTTGATTCTGGATTTGCCGGAGGTGTGTCGTATGCCTGCAAGCTTCTATATTGGCCGGCTCTATGTTTTTCATATTTCAATAGGTGGTATTCTATGATCGGCTTGGCCGGAGACCTTCCAGAATGCCACAAAGAGGCATACTCCGCGCTTGAGAAATACCATGGCGAGGGAGACGCTTCCGCTTTGCCCTCTCCCCAGAAACTGGCGTCTTTGCACAGATTTTTCGCAAGGCGTTTCGCAGGCGGCGCCCCGCACAATACCACGGATGGACACCGCTTGTTGTTGGACATCGGCACTTGGGGCGACCCGGGCGAGTCGCCTTCCATCGCGGGAGATTCGGCCCTGCTGATAAGAACCCTGTCCGAATGGATAGAGGATACACGCCGCTTGCTGGAGGACGGAGAGGGCGGATATATCTACTCTAGGTGCGACAACGCCCTTCTCGCTTCGTCGGCCAGGCTTCAATCCCACTCCGAAAGAGTCCACATGATGCTTCCCATACTCCTCAGTACCCTGGGGAACCCAACGGCAGACGGCGGCCATCTCGTCATGCCCAAACAGCGCGCGGAAAGCCTGACCGTCTATTTCCTGGAGTCGCTCGACCTTAATTCTCGATCCATAATGCGTTTCAGCGTGCTTGAACCCGAAGAAGGCGCGGGCACGGAGGAGGAGCAGGAGGAGAGAAGGGCCGAGAACGCCCTGAAACACAGCAGCTTCCCCAAGCTGCTCGAAGGGTTTCGCAGAATGAGGAAGGCCGCCATCGAAGAGGACGGGAGCGACCTTGTCGTCGACCGCCTCCTTGCCAGCATCGACTCCTTGATCTTCGAGTCGCTCGTCTATTATTCATACAAAAAAAGCCTGTCCGAGATCAGGCGAAAAAGAAAGGCTATGCTCCTTAAGATCAACGAGGTGCATCTCTCGTCAGACCTCGCCCTGCCGGAGGTCCTCAAACAGGAACTGGACAGGTTGTACACGTCGATGGAGAGATCGTGCAGAAACCTGACCCCCGCCGACGCCGAGGAAAAGTCGGGATACAATCCGTTCCTTATTCAAAATCGCTCCTCAGCGGATGCCAGCGCTGAAAAAAGGAGAGATGGGAGAGCGACCTCCTTCCAAAGCTCCTTTTTTAAGGTACTGGACATCGACAGGGGGATTCTCGCTGTCAACAGAGTCAGGTCAAGAGGTCTGCCCGAGGTGCTATTGCTTCCCGGCAACGCGGTCGCTTCGTACGACAGGGACGCGGATGCATTGCTGCTTCCAAGCTCGGTGATGCAAGAGAGATCCTTCGACAGCCTGGCAAACGCCTTCGCTTCCTTTCGCTGGAAGTACGATGCGAACAGCAAGCTCCAGAATATCTGGGCAGAGCTCATGGAGTACCGGGGCAACAGTCCGTTGTTCGAGCTGGAACCCTCTTTCAGGCAGGCCTATTCCACGTGGATCAGGCACGCGGCAAAAGGAGAAAAGCCGGAGGACGAACAGGTTGCGCTAATAGGGGAGGTCTTGGAAAAGGAGGGGGATTTCGCTCGCTGTCCGCTATGACGACAGGTACCAAGCGAGTGGCTTCAAAGCAGAATGTCTTTGAGTCCGGAAACTGAAAAGGCGCACCAAGCAAGCAATCCTCCCATTAACAGATCCCAAAATCGTCCCTGGGCAGGCATTATCCTCTTCTGAGCCGCACCCAACAGGGCCCACAGAAAAACTCCGTTCGTACATAGCAGCGCAAGAGAGATCGAGCAGCCGAAGACCCACGCAGGGGAAGAGGTCCAGGGCAGAATGAAGGTCGAGAGAGTGGTCAACCCCAGCAGGATGACCTTGGGGTTTAGAAACTGCAGCAAAAGCCCTTCCCGAAAGAGCGGCGGCGGCAGTTCCTTTCCCTCCGAGACACCGATCTTCGGAAACGCGATTTTCCAGGCCAACCAAAAGATATATGCAGCCCCCCCGACCCGCAGCACCGGAAGGACCGAGGGCAGCAGCCTGGCTAGAAGCAAATTGAAGGCCGCGCAGCAGAGCATGATGATAAAAAGCCCCGATGACATCCCCGCTATTAAGGGCAAGGTCTTGCGAATACCGTGAAGCCTTGCTGTATTCATCCCCAAGATTACATTTGGCCCCGGAGTATGACATGTGATGAGAACGTAGGTCAAAAAAGCCGTCCACTGCATTGTGCAAGCCCCTCCAATAACATATTCGACTGCCACCGTTGTAAACTCGGCAAGTATACCATAAATGACACACGTAAGAGGGAGCTGGGCATCCGCAAAGAGCCGTTGTCGCTGAATGGCTTGAATAAACGCGCCTTGACGCCTGAAGGCTTCGACGGTAGAATAATCCTCGCCTTGAAGGGTGCCAGTTGCGCCTGTAGCTCAGTGGATAGAGTATCGGCCTCCGGAGCCGAGGGTCTGGCGTTCGAATCGCCACAGGCGCGCCAAATACTGCTCGAAGGTGGTCGGGAGGATCTCTCCCGACCTTATATTTTTATAAAAGGATTCCATTGAAAGGAAGCGAATGATCAGGATGGATACTCCTCTATTGAAAAGAATATTGAACGCGAACGAGAAGAAAAGACGCTACACCCTCCTTATATCCGGCAGCTCGCTTCGTCCTTCTGGTGGAGGCCAGCCGGGCGACAGGGGAGAACTGAGAGGAGACGGCTTTCACTTTACAATCC
Proteins encoded in this region:
- a CDS encoding LysE family transporter, with protein sequence MNTARLHGIRKTLPLIAGMSSGLFIIMLCCAAFNLLLARLLPSVLPVLRVGGAAYIFWLAWKIAFPKIGVSEGKELPPPLFREGLLLQFLNPKVILLGLTTLSTFILPWTSSPAWVFGCSISLALLCTNGVFLWALLGAAQKRIMPAQGRFWDLLMGGLLAWCAFSVSGLKDILL